The Elgaria multicarinata webbii isolate HBS135686 ecotype San Diego chromosome 1, rElgMul1.1.pri, whole genome shotgun sequence genome has a window encoding:
- the CHST14 gene encoding carbohydrate sulfotransferase 14 produces MFPQPLMPVVARGKEMGPTSVRRATVSARSRSRGANGTMLLPSMLMFGVIVASSGLLLMIEKGILADVKPPPLHPSHGEQPWRGVSNARAVPEDVGYQVLQDIRNRTIRTMCGQKNMPHSVWDLSVGQRRTLLKHILVSDKHRFLYCYVPKVACSNWKRILKVLDGALENVNVKLKMDHKRDLVFLSDMKPDEIRYRLKHYFKFIFVRDPMERLLSAYRNKFGEIKEYQLKYGVEIVKRYRKNPGKSTGDDVTFSEYLRYLLDEEVERMNEHWMPIYNLCQPCAVRYDFIGSYERLNEDASYVLERVQAPSFIRFPERQSWYKPVTPETLHYYLCNTPKGLVKELLPKYILDFSLFAYPLPNVTSEFCRQ; encoded by the coding sequence ATGTTTCCACAGCCCCTCATGCCTGTGGTGGCGAGAGGCAAAGAGATGGGCCCCACTTCAGTGCGCCGGGCCACTGTGTCTGCCAGGAGCCGCTCGCGAGGCGCCAATGGCACCATGCTCTTGCCATCCATGTTGATGTTTGGCGTGATTGTGGCCTCCAGTGGGCTACTCCTGATGATCGAGAAGGGGATTTTGGCCGATGTGAAGCCCCCACCACTCCATCCCTCACACGGAGAGCAGCCCTGGAGAGGAGTCAGCAATGCCAGAGCAGTGCCGGAGGATGTGGGCTACCAGGTGTTGCAGGATATCCGGAATCGGACAATCCGCACGATGTGCGGGCAAAAAAACATGCCTCACAGTGTCTGGGACCTCTCGGTGGGCCAGAGGAGGACGCTGCTCAAACACATCCTGGTTAGTGACAAACATCGCTTTCTATACTGCTATGTCCCCAAAGTGGCCTGCTCCAACTGGAAACGGATTCTTAAAGTTTTAGATGGCGCACTGGAGAATGTGAATGTGAAGCTTAAAATGGACCACAAAAGGGACTTGGTGTTCCTAAGTGACATGAAGCCAGATGAGATCCGTTACCGACTGAAACACTATTTCAAGTTCATCTTTGTCCGGGATCCCATGGAAAGACTTTTATCAGCTTATAGGAATAAATTTGGAGAAATCAAAGAATACCAGTTGAAGTATGGTGTGGAAATAGTAAAAAGGTATAGGAAAAACCCTGGGAAAAGCACAGGTGATGATGTCACCTTCTCTGAATATCTCCGGTATCTCTTAGATGAAGAGGTGGAGAGAATGAATGAACACTGGATGCCCATCTACAATTTGTGCCAGCCATGTGCAGTGAGGTACGATTTCATTGGATCCTATGAAAGGCTAAATGAGGATGCCAGTTACGTCCTTGAAAGGGTTCAAGCGCCCTCTTTTATACGCTTCCCAGAACGGCAATCGTGGTATAAGCCAGTGACTCCTGAAACTCTGCATTATTATCTATGTAACACTCCAAAGGGGCTTGTAAAAGAGCTCTTACCAAAATACATTCTGGATTTCTCATTGTTTGCGTACCCTCTTCCCAATGTTACCAGCGAATTTTGCAGGCAATGA